In the Candidatus Cloacimonas acidaminovorans str. Evry genome, one interval contains:
- a CDS encoding TraR/DksA family transcriptional regulator, whose protein sequence is MATKKLPPEKLKHYEEVIRAELEESIAYIESINKEQSLGARESSGDLSSYAFHQADQGSDTNLMEQSVMMLESEREKIRQLNEALQRISDGTYGICEFCGEFIQENRLEIIPYATCCVACKEKNEDKKRRQKR, encoded by the coding sequence ATGGCAACAAAGAAGTTACCGCCTGAAAAACTGAAACACTACGAAGAAGTTATTCGGGCTGAATTAGAGGAAAGTATTGCTTATATTGAAAGCATCAATAAAGAACAAAGTTTAGGTGCTCGTGAAAGTAGCGGTGATCTTTCCAGCTATGCTTTTCATCAAGCAGATCAAGGTTCGGATACTAATCTTATGGAACAGTCGGTTATGATGCTGGAAAGCGAGAGAGAAAAAATTCGTCAGCTGAATGAAGCACTGCAAAGAATAAGTGATGGAACCTACGGTATTTGTGAATTTTGCGGTGAATTTATTCAGGAAAACCGTTTGGAAATTATTCCTTATGCCACCTGCTGTGTTGCCTGTAAAGAGAAAAACGAAGACAAAAAAAGGCGGCAAAAGCGTTGA